In one window of Pseudomonas benzenivorans DNA:
- the murI gene encoding glutamate racemase, translating to MANSAPIGVFDSGVGGLSVLGEIRALLPAESLLYVADSGHVPYGEKSAEFISERCHTLAGFLLAQGAKALVLACNTATVAGVAELRERYPHLPIIGMEPAVKPAAAATRSGVVGVLATTGTLKSAKFAALLDRFAGDVRVITQPCPGLVECIEAGELDGAATRELLQGYVAPLLAEGCDTLILGCTHYPFIKPLLRTLVPESVSLIDTGAAVARQLKRRLGEQRLLAEGPAQAARFWSSGEPGRMQAVLPLLWGEAAAVQGL from the coding sequence GTGGCGAATAGCGCGCCGATCGGGGTCTTCGACTCCGGCGTCGGCGGCCTCTCGGTACTGGGCGAGATCCGTGCCCTGCTGCCGGCCGAATCCCTGCTCTACGTGGCCGACAGCGGCCATGTGCCCTACGGCGAGAAGAGTGCGGAGTTTATCTCCGAGCGCTGCCACACCCTCGCCGGCTTTCTCCTGGCGCAGGGCGCCAAGGCCCTGGTGCTGGCCTGCAACACCGCCACGGTGGCCGGGGTGGCCGAGCTGCGCGAGCGCTATCCGCACCTGCCGATCATCGGCATGGAGCCGGCGGTCAAGCCGGCGGCGGCGGCCACCCGCTCCGGCGTGGTCGGCGTGCTGGCCACCACAGGTACCCTCAAAAGCGCCAAGTTCGCCGCGCTGCTCGACCGTTTCGCCGGCGATGTGCGGGTGATCACCCAGCCCTGTCCGGGGCTGGTGGAGTGCATCGAGGCCGGCGAGCTGGACGGCGCGGCGACCCGCGAGCTGCTCCAGGGCTACGTCGCCCCGTTGCTGGCCGAGGGCTGCGACACCCTGATCCTCGGCTGTACCCATTACCCCTTCATCAAGCCGCTGCTGCGCACTCTGGTGCCCGAGTCGGTCAGCCTGATCGACACCGGCGCCGCGGTGGCCCGGCAGCTCAAGCGGCGCCTCGGCGAGCAGCGATTGCTGGCCGAGGGCCCGGCGCAAGCCGCACGTTTCTGGAGCAGCGGCGAGCCCGGGCGGATGCAGGCGGTGCTGCCGCTGCTGTGGGGCGAGGCGGCCGCGGTGCAGGGGCTTTGA
- a CDS encoding molybdopterin-synthase adenylyltransferase MoeB, with translation MLSDDELLRYSRQILLSQIDVDGQLRLKHSRVLIVGLGGLGSPVALYLAAAGVGELHLADFDAVDLTNLQRQIVHDSQGIGRSKVDSAMARLAALNPQVRLQAHRTALDADSLAAAVAAVDLVLDCCDNFGTREAVNAACVAAGKPLVSGAAIRLEGQLSVFDPRRDDSPCYHCLYGHGSEAELTCSEAGVVGPLVGLVGSLQALEALKLLAGFGEPLVGRLLLVDALGSRFRELRVKRDPGCAVCGGGRGE, from the coding sequence ATGCTGAGCGATGACGAACTGCTGCGCTACAGCCGGCAGATACTCCTGTCGCAGATCGACGTCGACGGCCAGCTGCGCCTCAAGCACAGCCGGGTGCTGATCGTCGGCCTCGGCGGCCTGGGTTCGCCCGTGGCGCTGTACCTGGCGGCGGCCGGGGTCGGCGAGCTGCACCTGGCCGATTTCGACGCGGTAGACCTGACCAACCTGCAGCGGCAGATCGTCCACGACAGCCAGGGCATCGGCCGGAGCAAGGTCGACTCGGCCATGGCGCGGCTGGCGGCGCTCAATCCGCAGGTGCGCCTGCAGGCCCACCGCACGGCCCTGGATGCCGACTCGCTGGCCGCCGCGGTGGCGGCGGTGGACCTGGTGCTCGACTGCTGCGACAACTTCGGTACCCGCGAGGCGGTCAACGCCGCCTGCGTCGCCGCGGGCAAGCCCCTGGTCAGCGGCGCGGCGATCCGCCTGGAAGGCCAGCTGTCGGTGTTCGATCCGCGGCGTGACGACAGCCCCTGCTACCACTGTCTGTACGGTCACGGCAGCGAAGCCGAGCTGACCTGCAGCGAGGCCGGCGTGGTCGGTCCGCTGGTCGGTCTGGTCGGCAGCCTGCAGGCGCTGGAGGCGCTGAAGCTGCTGGCCGGCTTCGGCGAGCCGCTGGTCGGCCGGTTGCTGCTGGTCGATGCCCTGGGCTCGCGCTTTCGCGAGTTGCGGGTCAAGCGCGACCCGGGCTGTGCCGTGTGCGGGGGCGGGCGTGGCGAATAG
- a CDS encoding tetratricopeptide repeat protein — protein sequence MNRSFALLTALALLGGCQAFSPSAPDGTPPVEEASPAAASEPKVYASFDKETLFALLTAELAGQRNRFDIALGNYVQQANATQDAGVAERGFRIAEYLGAEQAALDTALIWAKNAPDNLDAQRAAAVQLARAGRYDESMHYMESVLLRQGNTHFDFLALSAAETDPDTRAGLLQSFDRLLDKHPDNGQLLFGKALLLQQDERSEEALELLETQASKLDEVAPLLLRARLLQQLERGEEAMPLLEQGLERHPQDKRLRLTYARLLVQQDRLDDAKGEFTTLLQQHPDDDDLRFSLALVCLEAEAWREAIVYLEELVERGSHVDAAHYNLARAYEAIDEPESALIEYALVGPSNDFLPAQARQTDLLLAKQRGAEASTRLRKAREAQPDYAIQLYLIESEALAKQDRPDAAWDLIGQALEQYPDDLNLLYTRAMLAEKRDDLSQLEQDLRFILEREPDNALALNALGYTLADRTTRYAEAKELIEQAYRINPDDPAILDSLGWVNYRLGNLEVAERLLRQALQRLPDHEVAAHLGEVLWARGKQREARKVWAGALKEQPDSTILRSTLLRLTGSETL from the coding sequence ATGAATAGATCCTTCGCGTTACTGACCGCCCTGGCCCTACTGGGTGGTTGCCAAGCCTTCAGCCCTTCGGCGCCGGACGGCACCCCGCCGGTGGAAGAGGCCAGCCCTGCCGCTGCGAGCGAACCCAAGGTATATGCCTCCTTCGACAAGGAGACCCTGTTCGCCCTGCTCACCGCCGAACTGGCCGGACAGCGCAATCGCTTCGACATCGCCCTGGGCAACTACGTGCAGCAGGCCAACGCGACCCAGGACGCCGGGGTCGCCGAGCGCGGCTTCCGCATCGCCGAATACCTCGGCGCCGAGCAGGCGGCCCTGGATACCGCGCTGATCTGGGCCAAGAATGCCCCGGACAACCTCGACGCCCAGCGCGCCGCAGCCGTGCAACTGGCTCGCGCCGGGCGCTACGACGAGTCCATGCACTACATGGAAAGCGTGCTGCTGCGCCAGGGCAACACCCACTTCGACTTCCTCGCCCTGTCCGCCGCGGAAACCGATCCGGACACCCGCGCCGGCCTGCTGCAGAGCTTCGACCGCCTGCTGGACAAGCACCCGGACAATGGCCAGCTACTGTTCGGCAAGGCCTTGCTGCTGCAGCAGGACGAACGATCCGAGGAGGCCCTGGAACTGCTCGAGACCCAGGCGAGCAAACTCGACGAGGTGGCGCCGCTGCTGCTGCGGGCGCGCCTGCTGCAACAGCTCGAGCGCGGCGAGGAAGCCATGCCCCTGCTGGAACAGGGCCTCGAGCGCCACCCGCAAGACAAGCGCCTGCGCCTGACCTATGCGCGCCTGCTGGTCCAGCAGGACCGCCTGGACGACGCCAAGGGTGAGTTCACCACCCTGCTGCAGCAACACCCCGACGACGACGACCTGCGCTTTTCCCTGGCCTTGGTGTGCCTGGAGGCCGAGGCCTGGCGTGAGGCCATCGTCTATCTGGAAGAGCTGGTCGAGCGTGGCAGCCATGTCGATGCCGCCCACTACAACCTGGCCCGCGCCTATGAGGCCATCGACGAGCCGGAGAGCGCGCTGATCGAATACGCCCTGGTCGGCCCCAGCAACGACTTCCTGCCGGCCCAGGCCCGCCAAACCGACCTGCTGCTGGCCAAGCAGCGTGGCGCCGAGGCCTCCACACGCCTGCGCAAGGCCCGCGAGGCCCAGCCCGACTATGCCATCCAGCTGTACCTGATCGAGTCAGAGGCCCTCGCCAAGCAGGACCGGCCCGACGCCGCCTGGGACCTGATCGGCCAAGCGCTGGAGCAGTACCCGGACGACCTCAACCTGCTCTACACCCGCGCCATGCTGGCCGAGAAACGCGACGACCTGAGCCAGCTGGAACAGGACCTGCGCTTCATTCTCGAGCGCGAACCGGACAATGCCCTGGCCCTCAACGCCCTCGGCTACACCCTGGCCGACCGCACCACCCGCTACGCCGAGGCCAAGGAGCTGATCGAGCAGGCCTACCGAATCAACCCGGACGACCCGGCCATTCTCGATAGCCTGGGCTGGGTCAATTATCGCCTGGGCAACCTGGAAGTGGCCGAGCGCCTGCTGCGCCAGGCCCTGCAGCGCCTCCCCGACCACGAAGTCGCCGCCCATCTCGGCGAAGTCCTCTGGGCCCGCGGCAAGCAGCGCGAGGCCAGGAAGGTCTGGGCCGGCGCCCTGAAGGAACAGCCCGACAGCACCATACTGCGCAGCACCCTGCTGCGCCTGACCGGCTCCGAGACCCTATGA
- the hemA gene encoding glutamyl-tRNA reductase: MAFIALGINHKTASVAVRERVAFTPEQLVEALQQLCLRTASREAAILSTCNRSELYLEQDDLGVDAVLAWLADYHRLSLDDLRACAYVHQDDAAVRHMMRVASGLDSMVLGEPQILGQMKSAYAVAREAGTLGPLLGRLFQATFSTAKTVRTDTAIGENPVSVAFAAVSLAKQIFSDLHDSQALLIGAGETITLVARHLYEQGVKRIVVANRTLERASSLAEQFGAHAVLLSDIPQELVSSDIVISSTASQLPILGKGAVESALKRRKHKPIFMVDIAVPRDIEPQVGQLDDVYLYTVDDLHEVIAENLKSRQGAAQAAEELVSVGAEDFMLRLRELAAVDVLKAYRQQAERLRDEELAKAQRLLGKGASADEVLAQLARGLTNKLLHAPSVQLKKLSAEGRVDALAVAQELFALDEGVPSDKSLS; the protein is encoded by the coding sequence ATGGCCTTCATCGCCCTCGGCATCAACCACAAAACCGCCTCGGTGGCCGTCCGCGAACGCGTGGCCTTCACCCCGGAGCAGTTGGTTGAAGCGTTGCAGCAGCTGTGCCTGCGTACCGCCAGCCGCGAGGCGGCGATCCTCTCGACCTGCAACCGCAGCGAGCTGTACCTCGAGCAGGACGACCTGGGCGTGGATGCGGTGCTGGCCTGGCTGGCCGACTATCACCGGCTCAGCCTCGACGACCTGCGTGCCTGCGCCTACGTGCACCAGGACGACGCGGCGGTGCGCCATATGATGCGCGTGGCGTCCGGGCTGGACTCCATGGTCCTGGGTGAACCGCAGATCCTCGGTCAGATGAAGTCCGCCTACGCCGTGGCCCGCGAGGCCGGCACCCTGGGACCGCTGCTCGGCCGGTTGTTCCAGGCCACCTTCAGCACCGCCAAGACGGTGCGCACCGATACCGCCATCGGCGAGAACCCGGTGTCGGTGGCCTTCGCCGCGGTCAGCCTGGCCAAGCAGATCTTCAGCGACCTGCACGACAGCCAGGCCCTGCTGATCGGCGCCGGCGAGACCATCACCCTGGTCGCCCGTCACCTGTACGAGCAGGGGGTCAAGCGCATCGTCGTGGCCAACCGCACCCTGGAGCGCGCCAGCAGCCTGGCCGAACAGTTCGGTGCCCACGCGGTGCTGCTCTCGGACATCCCCCAGGAGCTGGTCAGCAGCGACATCGTCATCAGCTCCACCGCCAGCCAGCTGCCGATCCTCGGCAAGGGCGCGGTGGAAAGCGCGCTGAAGCGGCGCAAGCACAAGCCGATCTTCATGGTCGACATCGCCGTGCCGCGCGACATCGAACCCCAGGTCGGCCAGCTGGACGACGTCTATCTCTACACCGTCGACGACCTGCACGAGGTCATCGCGGAGAACCTCAAGAGCCGCCAGGGCGCGGCCCAGGCCGCCGAGGAGCTGGTCAGCGTCGGCGCCGAGGACTTCATGCTGCGCCTGCGCGAGCTGGCCGCGGTGGACGTGCTCAAGGCCTATCGCCAGCAGGCCGAGCGCCTGCGCGACGAGGAGCTGGCCAAGGCCCAGCGCCTGCTCGGCAAGGGCGCCTCGGCCGATGAGGTACTGGCCCAGCTGGCGCGGGGCCTGACCAACAAGCTGCTGCATGCGCCCAGCGTGCAGCTGAAGAAACTCTCCGCCGAGGGCCGCGTCGATGCGCTGGCCGTGGCCCAGGAACTCTTTGCCCTCGACGAGGGCGTGCCGTCGGACAAAAGCCTTTCATGA
- a CDS encoding DUF2878 domain-containing protein: protein MSKPIVNALLFQLGWLACVLGGGPWLWLVLPILAVHLLWTASWAAEGKLLLSVFLAGSALDSFLLNLGVFDFGEPRTLIPLWLALLWLLLATTLNHCLAWTAQPWWRGSLLGAVGGPLSYYAGAQLAGVGLPYGTWPTLALLALLWALVMPVLHGFAKLYRSQYQQSLKARRSG from the coding sequence ATGTCTAAACCGATCGTCAACGCCCTGCTGTTCCAGCTCGGCTGGCTGGCCTGCGTGCTGGGCGGCGGCCCCTGGCTGTGGCTGGTGCTGCCGATCCTCGCAGTGCACCTGCTGTGGACCGCCAGCTGGGCCGCCGAGGGCAAGCTGCTGCTCAGCGTGTTCCTCGCCGGTAGCGCCCTGGACAGCTTCCTGCTCAACCTCGGGGTGTTCGACTTCGGCGAGCCACGCACCCTGATTCCGCTGTGGCTGGCGCTGCTCTGGCTGCTGCTGGCGACCACCCTCAACCACTGCCTGGCCTGGACGGCGCAACCCTGGTGGCGAGGCAGCCTGCTCGGCGCCGTCGGCGGACCGCTGTCCTACTACGCCGGCGCCCAGCTGGCCGGCGTCGGCCTACCCTATGGCACCTGGCCGACCCTGGCCTTGCTGGCCCTGCTCTGGGCCCTGGTGATGCCTGTGCTGCACGGCTTCGCCAAACTCTATCGCAGCCAGTACCAGCAGAGCCTGAAGGCGCGCCGGTCGGGCTGA
- the ispE gene encoding 4-(cytidine 5'-diphospho)-2-C-methyl-D-erythritol kinase, translating to MSGAAIPLGAALRLPAPAKLNLMLHILGRRADGYHELQTLFQFLDHGDELGFALREDGEIRLHSAIPGVNHDNNLIVRAARQLQQHSGCPLGADIWLDKRLPLGGGIGGGSSDAATTLLGLDHLWQLGWSEDRLAELGLGLGADVPVFVRGRAAFAEGVGEQLTPVELAEPWFLVAVPQVLVSTAEVFSDPELTRDTPPIKVRSLLEGGGRNDCQPVVQKRYPEVRNALILLNKFVPARLTGTGACVFGSFPNRDDADKVARQLPAALPSFVAQGRNVSMLHRKLATLAKK from the coding sequence ATGAGCGGGGCGGCTATACCCCTCGGCGCCGCGCTGAGATTGCCGGCGCCGGCCAAGCTCAACCTGATGCTGCATATCCTCGGCCGCCGCGCGGACGGCTACCACGAACTGCAGACCCTGTTTCAGTTCCTCGACCACGGCGACGAGCTGGGTTTCGCTCTGCGCGAGGACGGCGAGATTCGCCTGCACAGCGCAATACCCGGCGTGAACCACGACAACAACCTGATCGTGCGCGCCGCGCGCCAACTGCAGCAGCACTCAGGCTGCCCGCTGGGCGCCGACATCTGGCTGGACAAGCGCCTGCCCCTGGGCGGCGGCATCGGCGGCGGCAGCTCGGATGCGGCCACCACCCTGCTCGGCCTCGATCACCTCTGGCAGCTGGGCTGGAGCGAGGACCGCCTGGCGGAGCTGGGCCTGGGCCTGGGCGCCGACGTGCCGGTGTTCGTCCGTGGCCGCGCGGCCTTCGCCGAAGGCGTCGGCGAGCAGCTCACCCCGGTCGAGCTCGCCGAACCCTGGTTCCTCGTAGCCGTTCCGCAAGTGCTTGTCAGCACAGCGGAAGTTTTCTCCGACCCTGAGTTGACACGGGATACGCCGCCCATTAAAGTTCGCAGCCTTCTTGAGGGGGGTGGTCGTAACGACTGCCAGCCGGTTGTCCAGAAGCGTTATCCAGAGGTTCGTAACGCTCTGATCTTGTTGAACAAATTTGTTCCTGCGAGATTGACCGGCACTGGAGCTTGTGTGTTTGGGAGCTTCCCAAACCGGGACGATGCTGATAAAGTCGCCCGCCAACTTCCAGCCGCTTTGCCGAGTTTTGTCGCTCAGGGCCGCAACGTTTCGATGTTGCACCGCAAGCTCGCAACTCTGGCCAAGAAGTGA
- the prmC gene encoding peptide chain release factor N(5)-glutamine methyltransferase, with protein sequence MTTIESLLNTAALPDSPTPRLDAELLLAHALGTSRSYLRTWPEREVEAEAAARFAADLARRRAGEPVAYILGHQGFWSLELEVAPHTLIPRPDTELLVETALGLLPATPAAVLDLGTGTGAIALALASERPGWRVSGVDRVPEAVALAERNRQRLQLSNAEFLESHWFAALGGQRYDLIVSNPPYIAAADGHLSQGDVRFEPSSALVAGADGLDDIRRIVAQAPEHLQSGAWLLLEHGFEQAAAVRELLAGRGFAEVQSKRDLGGHERISLGRFHHE encoded by the coding sequence ATGACCACTATCGAATCGCTGCTCAACACCGCCGCACTGCCCGACTCGCCGACCCCGCGGCTGGACGCCGAGCTGCTGCTGGCCCATGCCCTGGGCACGTCGCGCAGCTACCTGCGCACCTGGCCCGAGCGCGAGGTCGAGGCCGAGGCGGCGGCGCGCTTCGCCGCCGACCTGGCGCGGCGCCGGGCCGGCGAGCCGGTGGCCTATATCCTCGGCCACCAGGGTTTCTGGAGCCTGGAGCTGGAGGTGGCGCCGCACACCCTGATTCCGCGGCCGGACACCGAGCTGCTGGTGGAGACCGCCCTGGGCTTGCTGCCGGCCACTCCGGCGGCGGTGCTCGACCTGGGCACCGGCACCGGCGCCATCGCCCTGGCCCTGGCCAGCGAGCGACCGGGCTGGCGGGTGAGCGGGGTGGACAGGGTGCCCGAGGCGGTGGCCCTGGCCGAGCGCAACCGCCAGCGCCTGCAGCTGAGTAATGCCGAGTTCCTCGAGAGCCACTGGTTCGCCGCCCTGGGCGGGCAGCGCTACGACCTGATCGTCAGCAACCCGCCTTATATCGCCGCCGCAGATGGGCACCTGAGTCAGGGCGATGTGCGCTTCGAGCCGAGCAGCGCCCTGGTCGCCGGTGCCGATGGCCTGGACGATATCCGTCGGATCGTCGCGCAGGCCCCGGAGCATCTGCAGTCCGGGGCCTGGCTGCTGCTAGAGCACGGCTTCGAGCAGGCCGCGGCGGTGCGCGAGCTGCTGGCCGGCCGCGGTTTCGCCGAGGTGCAGAGCAAGCGCGACCTGGGTGGTCACGAACGCATCAGTCTGGGACGGTTCCATCATGAATGA
- a CDS encoding acyloxyacyl hydrolase, producing the protein MKKLFALAALAALTMGPVVSAQAADVTFAVGSTDESTMVYRVGTQFDFSSRWLESSTGHLGGYWDAGYTFWEGDETASNHSLSFSPVLVYEFAGDSVRPYIEAGIGVAFFSSTELEGSKLGSSFQFEDRLGVGLRFADQELGLRALHYSNAGLKEPNNGIEAYTLHYRLSF; encoded by the coding sequence ATGAAGAAGTTGTTTGCTTTGGCTGCCCTTGCAGCCTTGACCATGGGGCCGGTGGTATCCGCGCAGGCGGCCGACGTGACCTTCGCCGTGGGCAGTACCGACGAATCGACCATGGTCTATCGCGTGGGCACCCAGTTCGATTTCAGCAGCCGCTGGCTGGAGAGTTCGACCGGTCACCTGGGCGGCTACTGGGATGCCGGCTACACCTTCTGGGAGGGCGACGAGACGGCCAGCAACCACAGCCTGTCCTTCTCGCCGGTGCTGGTCTACGAGTTCGCCGGCGACAGTGTGCGGCCCTATATCGAGGCCGGCATCGGCGTGGCCTTCTTCTCCAGCACCGAGCTGGAAGGCAGCAAGCTGGGCTCGTCCTTCCAGTTCGAGGATCGCCTCGGTGTCGGCCTGCGCTTCGCCGACCAGGAACTCGGCCTGCGCGCGCTGCACTATTCCAATGCCGGGCTCAAGGAGCCGAACAACGGCATCGAGGCCTATACCCTGCATTACCGCCTGAGCTTCTAA
- a CDS encoding ribose-phosphate pyrophosphokinase, translated as MSKMMVFTGNANPDLARRIVRQLHIPLGDASVGKFSDGEISIEINENVRGKDVFLIQPTCAPTNDNLMELVVMADAFRRSSATRITAVIPYFGYARQDRRPRSARVAISAKVVADMLTVVGIDRVLTVDLHADQIQGFFDIPVDNIYGSPVLVDDIEDQRFDNLMIVSPDIGGVVRARAVAKSLGVDLAIIDKRREKANHSEVMHIIGDVEGRTCILVDDMVDTAGTLCHAAKALKEHGAAKVFAYATHAVLSGRAIENIENSVLDELVVTNTIPLSAAAQSCSRIRQLDIAPVVAEAVRRISNEESISAMFR; from the coding sequence GTGTCCAAGATGATGGTCTTTACGGGGAATGCTAACCCCGATCTGGCGCGACGTATTGTTCGTCAGCTGCACATCCCCCTCGGCGATGCTTCTGTCGGTAAATTTTCCGACGGCGAAATCAGCATTGAAATCAACGAGAACGTCCGCGGTAAAGACGTCTTCCTGATCCAGCCGACGTGCGCGCCAACCAACGATAACCTGATGGAACTGGTGGTGATGGCCGACGCCTTCCGCCGCTCCTCGGCCACCCGAATCACCGCTGTCATCCCCTACTTCGGCTATGCCCGCCAGGATCGCCGTCCGCGCTCCGCCCGCGTGGCGATCAGCGCCAAGGTAGTGGCCGACATGCTCACCGTAGTAGGCATCGACCGTGTTCTCACCGTCGACCTGCACGCGGATCAGATTCAGGGCTTCTTCGATATCCCGGTCGACAACATCTACGGCTCCCCCGTACTGGTGGACGACATCGAAGACCAGCGCTTCGACAATTTGATGATCGTCTCCCCGGACATCGGCGGCGTGGTGCGTGCTCGCGCCGTGGCCAAGTCCCTGGGCGTGGACCTGGCGATCATCGACAAGCGTCGCGAGAAGGCCAACCACTCCGAGGTGATGCACATCATCGGCGACGTGGAAGGCCGCACCTGCATCCTGGTCGACGACATGGTGGACACCGCCGGCACCCTGTGCCACGCGGCCAAGGCGCTGAAGGAACATGGCGCGGCCAAGGTCTTCGCCTATGCCACGCACGCCGTGCTGTCGGGTCGCGCCATCGAGAACATCGAGAACTCCGTGCTGGACGAGCTGGTGGTGACCAACACCATCCCGCTGTCCGCCGCCGCGCAATCCTGCTCGCGCATTCGCCAGCTGGATATCGCCCCGGTAGTCGCTGAAGCGGTGCGCCGCATCAGCAATGAAGAATCGATCAGCGCGATGTTCCGTTAA
- a CDS encoding YkgJ family cysteine cluster protein — protein MSHLPPIAHTQLPDEPAVSCANCAACCCQLEVILLGDTGVPQRFIGTDAWGGEVMRRLDDGWCAALDRDSMRCSIYAQRPLICREFEMGSAECLDERRGMAGIYR, from the coding sequence ATGAGTCATCTCCCGCCCATTGCCCACACCCAACTGCCCGACGAGCCGGCGGTCAGCTGCGCCAACTGCGCCGCCTGCTGTTGCCAGCTGGAAGTCATACTGCTCGGCGACACCGGGGTGCCGCAGCGTTTCATCGGCACCGACGCCTGGGGCGGCGAGGTGATGCGCCGACTCGACGACGGCTGGTGCGCGGCGCTGGATCGCGACAGCATGCGCTGCAGCATCTACGCACAGCGCCCATTGATCTGCCGCGAATTCGAGATGGGCTCGGCCGAGTGCCTGGACGAACGCCGCGGCATGGCCGGCATCTATCGCTGA
- the prfA gene encoding peptide chain release factor 1 yields MKASLINKLDLLQDRFEELTALLGDAEVIAKQNQFRAYSKEYAEIEPVILAFRQFRKVQDDLEGAQALLKDSDPDLREMAEEEVAEAKARLVELEDSLQRMLLPKDPNDGRNVYLEVRAGTGGDEAAIFSGDLFRMYSRYAEKQGWRVEVLSANEGEHGGFKEVIARVEGENVYAKLKFESGAHRVQRVPETESQGRIHTSACTVAVLPEPDEQAAIEINPADLRVDTYRSSGAGGQHVNTTDSAIRITHIPTGIVVECQEERSQHKNRAKAMAWLAAKLKDQQEAAAHKEISDTRKLLVGSGDRSERIRTYNFPQGRVTDHRINLTLYALSEVMAGGVEAVIEPLLAEYQADQLAALGD; encoded by the coding sequence ATGAAAGCCTCGCTGATCAACAAACTCGACCTGCTGCAGGATCGTTTCGAAGAGCTGACCGCACTGCTCGGCGATGCCGAGGTGATCGCCAAGCAGAACCAGTTCCGCGCCTACTCCAAGGAGTACGCCGAGATCGAGCCGGTGATCCTGGCGTTTCGCCAGTTCCGCAAGGTGCAGGACGACCTCGAGGGCGCCCAGGCCCTGCTCAAGGACAGCGACCCGGACCTGCGCGAGATGGCCGAGGAAGAAGTGGCCGAGGCCAAGGCCCGGCTGGTCGAGCTGGAGGACAGCCTGCAGCGCATGCTGTTGCCCAAGGACCCCAACGACGGGCGCAACGTCTACCTGGAGGTGCGCGCCGGCACCGGCGGCGACGAGGCGGCGATCTTCTCCGGCGACCTGTTCCGCATGTACTCGCGCTACGCCGAGAAGCAGGGCTGGCGGGTCGAGGTGCTGTCGGCCAACGAGGGCGAGCACGGCGGTTTCAAGGAGGTGATCGCCCGGGTCGAGGGCGAGAACGTCTACGCCAAGCTCAAGTTCGAGTCCGGCGCCCACCGCGTGCAGCGCGTGCCGGAGACCGAGTCCCAGGGCCGTATCCACACCTCGGCCTGCACCGTGGCGGTGCTGCCGGAGCCGGACGAGCAGGCGGCCATCGAGATCAACCCGGCCGACCTGCGGGTCGACACCTACCGCTCCTCCGGCGCCGGTGGCCAGCACGTCAACACCACCGACTCGGCGATCCGCATCACCCACATCCCCACCGGCATAGTGGTCGAATGCCAGGAGGAGCGCTCGCAGCACAAGAACCGCGCCAAGGCCATGGCCTGGCTCGCCGCCAAGCTCAAGGACCAGCAGGAGGCGGCGGCACACAAGGAAATTTCCGACACGCGCAAGCTGCTGGTGGGCTCCGGCGACCGCTCCGAGCGCATCCGCACCTACAACTTCCCCCAGGGCCGGGTCACCGACCACCGCATCAACCTGACCCTGTACGCCCTGAGCGAGGTCATGGCCGGGGGCGTCGAGGCGGTGATCGAGCCGCTGCTGGCCGAGTACCAGGCCGACCAGCTGGCGGCTCTGGGCGATTGA
- the lolB gene encoding lipoprotein insertase outer membrane protein LolB, with protein MSLRPFLLFALIALLSGCAGLTSREALEGQGDPDRWRAHKQQVGALDAWQINGKVGIRAPRDSGSGTLFWLQRQDYYDIRLSGPLGRGAARLTGRPGAILLEVANQGRYQAASPEALLQQQLGLNLPVSHLLWWIRGLPSPDSKSRLTLDGDSRLAQLSQDGWRVDYLRYAEQNGYWLPERIKLDGHDLQVTLVIKDWQPRQLGQ; from the coding sequence ATGTCGCTACGCCCCTTTCTCCTCTTCGCCCTGATCGCCCTGCTCTCCGGCTGCGCCGGCCTGACCTCCCGCGAAGCCCTCGAGGGCCAAGGCGACCCGGACCGCTGGCGAGCACACAAGCAGCAGGTCGGCGCCCTCGACGCCTGGCAGATCAACGGCAAGGTCGGCATCCGCGCACCGCGCGACTCCGGCAGCGGCACGCTGTTCTGGCTGCAACGCCAGGATTACTACGACATCCGCCTGTCCGGCCCCCTGGGCCGCGGCGCGGCCCGCCTGACCGGGCGCCCGGGGGCGATCCTCCTAGAAGTGGCCAACCAGGGCCGCTACCAGGCCGCCTCGCCGGAAGCCCTGCTGCAACAGCAACTGGGCCTGAACCTGCCGGTCTCGCACCTGCTCTGGTGGATTCGTGGCCTGCCCTCCCCGGACAGCAAGAGCCGCCTGACCCTGGATGGCGACAGCCGCCTGGCCCAACTGAGCCAGGACGGCTGGCGCGTCGACTACCTGCGCTATGCCGAGCAGAACGGCTACTGGCTGCCCGAACGGATCAAACTCGACGGCCACGATCTGCAGGTCACCCTGGTGATCAAGGACTGGCAGCCACGCCAGCTCGGTCAATGA